Proteins co-encoded in one Aethina tumida isolate Nest 87 chromosome 7, icAetTumi1.1, whole genome shotgun sequence genomic window:
- the LOC109605824 gene encoding LIM domain transcription factor LMO4.2 isoform X1, giving the protein MHSTENGTDSGGDGSNNRGSVALSLAGPTPVPVSTTSNNLSTTGIRECAGCGKRITERYLLKALDLYWHEDCLKCGCCDCRLGEVGSTLYTKANLILCKRDYLRLFGTTGYCAACNKVIPAFEMVMRAKSNVYHLECFACQQCNHRFCVGDRFYLCENKILCEYDYEERLVFANMAYNPSSLAHIRRQVSNLQPPGGNLSPPNENPIVNSQSCYSAKSLDLDGPLQRPINSQPTAKMTSSHRGDTTHNHRDDGSSGYGSPDSEIFEPPTNH; this is encoded by the exons acTCCGGAGGAGATGGTTCAAATAACAGAGGTTCGGTGGCCCTATCGTTGGCAGGACCCACTCCTGTTCCAGTCTCAACAACGTCGAATAACTTATCAACTACCGGTATACGAGAATGTGCTGGCTGTGGCAAACGTATCACAGAGAG ataCCTCCTCAAAGCTTTGGACCTATACTGGCACGAAGATTGCCTAAAATGTGGCTGTTGTGATTGTAGATTAGGTGAAGTCGGTTCAACATTGTATACTAAagcaaatctaatattatgtaaaagaGACTATCTTAG GTTATTTGGGACAACAGGTTATTGCGCAGCTTGTAATAAAGTCATACCCGCATTCGAGATGGTGATGAGGGCAAAAAGTAACGTCTACCATCTGGAATGTTTCGCCTGTCAACAATGCAATCATAG GTTTTGCGTTGGCGACAGATTTTACCTTTGCGAGAATAAAATACTCTGCGAATACGACTACGAAGAGAGACTAGTTTTTGCTAATATGGCTTATAATCCGAGCAGTTTGGCGCACATACGAAGGCAAGTCAGTAATTTACAG CCACCAGGAGGCAACCTAAGCCCGCCAAATGAAAATCCAATAGTCAACAGCCAATCATGTTACAGCGCGAAGAGTTTGGACCTGGACGGCCCGTTGCAACGGCCCATTAACAGCCAGCCGACGGCGAAAATGACGAGTTCCCATCGCGGAGACACGACACACAATCATAGGGACGACGGCTCAAGCGGATATGGTAGTCCCGACAGCGAGATTTTCGAACCACCCACCAACCACTGA
- the LOC109605824 gene encoding LIM domain only protein 3 isoform X2: MHSTENGTDSGGDGSNNRGSVALSLAGPTPVPVSTTSNNLSTTGIRECAGCGKRITERYLLKALDLYWHEDCLKCGCCDCRLGEVGSTLYTKANLILCKRDYLRLFGTTGYCAACNKVIPAFEMVMRAKSNVYHLECFACQQCNHRFCVGDRFYLCENKILCEYDYEERLVFANMAYNPSSLAHIRSAKSLDLDGPLQRPINSQPTAKMTSSHRGDTTHNHRDDGSSGYGSPDSEIFEPPTNH, translated from the exons acTCCGGAGGAGATGGTTCAAATAACAGAGGTTCGGTGGCCCTATCGTTGGCAGGACCCACTCCTGTTCCAGTCTCAACAACGTCGAATAACTTATCAACTACCGGTATACGAGAATGTGCTGGCTGTGGCAAACGTATCACAGAGAG ataCCTCCTCAAAGCTTTGGACCTATACTGGCACGAAGATTGCCTAAAATGTGGCTGTTGTGATTGTAGATTAGGTGAAGTCGGTTCAACATTGTATACTAAagcaaatctaatattatgtaaaagaGACTATCTTAG GTTATTTGGGACAACAGGTTATTGCGCAGCTTGTAATAAAGTCATACCCGCATTCGAGATGGTGATGAGGGCAAAAAGTAACGTCTACCATCTGGAATGTTTCGCCTGTCAACAATGCAATCATAG GTTTTGCGTTGGCGACAGATTTTACCTTTGCGAGAATAAAATACTCTGCGAATACGACTACGAAGAGAGACTAGTTTTTGCTAATATGGCTTATAATCCGAGCAGTTTGGCGCACATACGAAG CGCGAAGAGTTTGGACCTGGACGGCCCGTTGCAACGGCCCATTAACAGCCAGCCGACGGCGAAAATGACGAGTTCCCATCGCGGAGACACGACACACAATCATAGGGACGACGGCTCAAGCGGATATGGTAGTCCCGACAGCGAGATTTTCGAACCACCCACCAACCACTGA
- the LOC109605824 gene encoding LIM domain only protein 3 isoform X3, giving the protein MHSTENGTDSGGDGSNNRGSVALSLAGPTPVPVSTTSNNLSTTGIRECAGCGKRITERYLLKALDLYWHEDCLKCGCCDCRLGEVGSTLYTKANLILCKRDYLRLFGTTGYCAACNKVIPAFEMVMRAKSNVYHLECFACQQCNHRFCVGDRFYLCENKILCEYDYEERLVFANMAYNPSSLAHIRRQVSNLQREEFGPGRPVATAH; this is encoded by the exons acTCCGGAGGAGATGGTTCAAATAACAGAGGTTCGGTGGCCCTATCGTTGGCAGGACCCACTCCTGTTCCAGTCTCAACAACGTCGAATAACTTATCAACTACCGGTATACGAGAATGTGCTGGCTGTGGCAAACGTATCACAGAGAG ataCCTCCTCAAAGCTTTGGACCTATACTGGCACGAAGATTGCCTAAAATGTGGCTGTTGTGATTGTAGATTAGGTGAAGTCGGTTCAACATTGTATACTAAagcaaatctaatattatgtaaaagaGACTATCTTAG GTTATTTGGGACAACAGGTTATTGCGCAGCTTGTAATAAAGTCATACCCGCATTCGAGATGGTGATGAGGGCAAAAAGTAACGTCTACCATCTGGAATGTTTCGCCTGTCAACAATGCAATCATAG GTTTTGCGTTGGCGACAGATTTTACCTTTGCGAGAATAAAATACTCTGCGAATACGACTACGAAGAGAGACTAGTTTTTGCTAATATGGCTTATAATCCGAGCAGTTTGGCGCACATACGAAGGCAAGTCAGTAATTTACAG CGCGAAGAGTTTGGACCTGGACGGCCCGTTGCAACGGCCCATTAA
- the LOC109605824 gene encoding LIM domain only protein 3 isoform X4 → MHSTENGTDSGGDGSNNRGSVALSLAGPTPVPVSTTSNNLSTTGIRECAGCGKRITERYLLKALDLYWHEDCLKCGCCDCRLGEVGSTLYTKANLILCKRDYLRLFGTTGYCAACNKVIPAFEMVMRAKSNVYHLECFACQQCNHRFCVGDRFYLCENKILCEYDYEERLVFANMAYNPSSLAHIRSHQEAT, encoded by the exons acTCCGGAGGAGATGGTTCAAATAACAGAGGTTCGGTGGCCCTATCGTTGGCAGGACCCACTCCTGTTCCAGTCTCAACAACGTCGAATAACTTATCAACTACCGGTATACGAGAATGTGCTGGCTGTGGCAAACGTATCACAGAGAG ataCCTCCTCAAAGCTTTGGACCTATACTGGCACGAAGATTGCCTAAAATGTGGCTGTTGTGATTGTAGATTAGGTGAAGTCGGTTCAACATTGTATACTAAagcaaatctaatattatgtaaaagaGACTATCTTAG GTTATTTGGGACAACAGGTTATTGCGCAGCTTGTAATAAAGTCATACCCGCATTCGAGATGGTGATGAGGGCAAAAAGTAACGTCTACCATCTGGAATGTTTCGCCTGTCAACAATGCAATCATAG GTTTTGCGTTGGCGACAGATTTTACCTTTGCGAGAATAAAATACTCTGCGAATACGACTACGAAGAGAGACTAGTTTTTGCTAATATGGCTTATAATCCGAGCAGTTTGGCGCACATACGAAG CCACCAGGAGGCAACCTAA